Within Coffea eugenioides isolate CCC68of unplaced genomic scaffold, Ceug_1.0 ScVebR1_311;HRSCAF=963, whole genome shotgun sequence, the genomic segment attagtttacaaatatatttttttctcatttttattagaaattataaattttggtaaatttgttcgggtagacccggattCGGATCCGGGACacgccggatccggatccggaacatagaataaaagacccgtcgggtaaacgggtcggatccggatccgcatagtaattcgggtccgggtccggaataatgaattccgacccggacccggcccgttgacagccctgGTTGAAACAAAGTTCCAGCTGATTAAATAGGACACCAATATATTAAACTAATACGAACaacaaaagggcaaaaaaagGGCTTACTTTATATGGGTTTCCGGATGGATGTAGAACAAAAGATCCCAGACAAAACATGATCTCCTAACATCAATTCAGAAGTTGTAGCAGGGTGGAAAAGGGCAGGAAGCATATTATACATATAGTCAGTTTTACCAATATAGGATCCACCATTGCAACTCGCATATACACAACAAAAGAACACACCATTTAAGAGGGGCTGATAAAGCAGGCAAGCACAACACAGTTTTCCATCTTTTCTTATACATCATCTTAAACGATTACAGGCAATTAAAAGCAAAGCAAAGCAACAAGCCAGCAGGAAGTATCATTCAATCCAATTTATTTGATAGCTATTATAATAAGCTTCACTTGTCATACTGTAGATGCGTTTTTAAGCTGCAGCGTCAACTGCCTGACCTGCAGCTTCCTTCTGCCCAAATGTTTCAACATATGCTTTCCTGCATACAATGACCCCCTTCTTAGAATAACAGACCATAACTTTCCACTTCTATTTTCCAGGTTATATTTACTATTTAGATTTCTTTTAGAGTTCGGACCATGGCAACAATAAATATGTGGAGAAGCAAAGAGCTTCAAGCTAAGTAGAAGACATACCTTGCAGGAAGATGGTCATGCGGGCGATTAAAGGGCGTCCAAACCGGATCGCCAACAAAAAGCCGCATTGCCTACAAAACAACAACAATGTGATTTAATTAAGAAATAATTTCCATGAATCGTTTCCATAATAACCAAACAATGTGGGTATATGATTTGATCACAGAAAAACTAAATAACAATAATGAACAACACACATCAATTGAGCAACCAATCCATACTCAGgcccaaatgaaaaaaaagaacagTTGTACAACATTGTACTTTTTGTCTAACACAGGCTTATTTGTATTGCACACAAGTACCTTGATGTAGTTGTCAGAATCAAGAGTAAAGCGGTGATAAATCCCAGCTGGAAGGACAATCATGGCTCCTTTCTTTACCCAGATGCGGATCCATTCATCATTATGATCCCGAGCATCAAAGTAACCTTCACCAGACAAAAATTTAAGGCCATAGACCAGTTTGAGAAAGTAAGATAACAGAGTCAAATTACTGTTCATTAACATACCACTCCCTGCAACGCAGTAGCGGATCTCCTCATCAGTGTGAAGATGTTCTTCAAAGAAGTTTTTGATCTTCTCCTCATAATTGGGTAATTTCTCAGGGCAAACCTCGCAGAAGTCCTGAAAAGGTGTTTGGATCCCATTATACTCAACTTACCAGTCAAGACAAAGTTCAACTGACAAAGATAATAAATGTATGCCACTTTGATTGACGCTTCTTCATACCATGTATGAATATCCACGGGCGTCACGGATTTTCTTCAactcttcatcattttcataCTTATCAGCATCCAATCGCCAGCTGAGTACTCCGAGTTCTGGAAAATTGAGAACACTGGATCAGAGAATAAGACAAGGTAACTCAATATGCATTTAAATAAGTTCAGAGGCTCAACAGAGAGAAAAAAGCAAAAGATGACACTCAAGACACGTTTAATTAGAGGCTAGACAGAGAGAAAGCAATTCACGGATAATTCAAATGGTCTTGCACAGACAATTAACTTCACTACAGGCATAATGTGAATGTGTAacaaattttatcaagaaccaggACGCTTGTATATTGTCAATaacagaggaaaaaaaaaaggacagtCAATAACTAGCTTTGTTCCAACAGAAGCCCTTCATAGATTGAGAATAATCCTGGCTAGTATCCAATGTATATACCTGCAAGTTTATCCAGAGAGACAAACTCCTTTGGCTCACGGTGGTGGGGAAGTCTCTGGTCCTCATCGCTGTCATCCATATACCATGCCTGTATCACTTCCTCCCTGTCATCCTACAATacaaaaaatagatgaaatgATCCAATATTTTCCCGTCAAGAAACACACCTTTCTCAACGGGAATCAGGAACTAAACGACACAGAAATTTCAATGGGTCAATTGCACTCATGAAGCAAACATAGTACTAAAATATGCCTCTCCTCTTTTAGCTATGTACATGAAGCAAGACGATTTAA encodes:
- the LOC113757504 gene encoding 1,2-dihydroxy-3-keto-5-methylthiopentene dioxygenase 2: MGSLTKDDREEVIQAWYMDDSDEDQRLPHHREPKEFVSLDKLAELGVLSWRLDADKYENDEELKKIRDARGYSYMDFCEVCPEKLPNYEEKIKNFFEEHLHTDEEIRYCVAGSGYFDARDHNDEWIRIWVKKGAMIVLPAGIYHRFTLDSDNYIKAMRLFVGDPVWTPFNRPHDHLPARKAYVETFGQKEAAGQAVDAAA